The Astyanax mexicanus isolate ESR-SI-001 chromosome 24, AstMex3_surface, whole genome shotgun sequence genome has a segment encoding these proteins:
- the nabp2 gene encoding SOSS complex subunit B1-B: MTTETYVKDIKPGLKNLNVIFIVLETGRVTKTKDGHEVRTCKVADKTGSISISVWDEVGGLIQTGDIIRLTKGYASVFKGCLTLYTGRGGELQKIGEFCMVYSEVPNFSEPNPEYMALMNKTGLNDQGNNINSSGNGSGAAGADATNGNGVNSQPASSTNAQSGGRGSAGNGSRAAAGSAVSNGKETRRSAKR; the protein is encoded by the exons ATGACCACCGAGACGTACGTGAAGGACATCAAGCCCGGACTGAAGAAcctgaatgtcatctttattgtGCTGGAAACAG GGAGGGTCACCAAAACCAAAGATGGGCACGAGGTTCGCACCTGCAAGGTGGCCGACAAGACGGGCAGCATCAGCATATCGGTGTGGGATGAGGTGGGGGGACTCATCCAGACCGGTGACATCATCCGACTGACCAAAGG CTATGCTTCAGTATTTAAAGGCTGTCTGACGTTATAtacaggaagaggaggagagctgCAGAAGATCGGAGA GTTCTGCATGGTGTACTCTGAGGTGCCAAACTTCAGTGAGCCCAACCCAGAGTATATGGCACTGATGAATAAGACG GGGCTCAATGACCAAGGAAACAACATTAACAGCAGCGGAAACGGTTCAGGTGCTGCTG GTGCTGATGCCACCAATGGAAACGGAGTAAATTCTCAACCTGCCAGCTCCACCAACGCGCAGTCCGGTGGGCGGGGGAGTGCCGGGAATGGAAGCAGAGCGGCAGCAGGGAGCGCCGTTAGTAACGGGAAGGAGACGAGACGCTCGGCTAAAAGATGA